The Leucobacter chromiiresistens genome has a window encoding:
- a CDS encoding amino acid ABC transporter permease, producing the protein MKFDWDYFWQSLFTPSESFLNGLALTIVISIAAMALALILGLLIALMGRSRFVPLRIFASLYIWIVRGTPLLVQLVIIYTGFAAANLFRFEDLTLGLRLEDVTVGILIKGAVQAAIVALMLNESAYISEIVRGGLESIEKGQTEAALSLGMTPLASMRWIIVPQAIRVMVPPLGNSFNGLMKSTSILSIIGVAEMFQVGSSMSAATFKVFEIYIVVALYYLLLTTVWTIIQTFIENWLNAKAGLPKAESVWKRLFGFRSKRDRVAPKSPIADLEGVAA; encoded by the coding sequence ATGAAATTCGACTGGGACTACTTCTGGCAGAGCCTCTTCACGCCCAGTGAAAGCTTCCTCAACGGGCTCGCGCTCACCATCGTCATCTCGATCGCGGCGATGGCGCTCGCGCTCATCCTCGGCCTCCTCATCGCGCTCATGGGCCGCAGCCGGTTCGTGCCGCTGCGCATCTTCGCGAGCCTCTACATCTGGATCGTGCGCGGCACCCCGCTGCTCGTCCAACTCGTCATCATCTACACCGGGTTCGCGGCCGCGAACCTCTTCCGATTCGAAGACCTGACGCTGGGGCTCCGCCTCGAAGACGTCACCGTCGGCATCCTCATCAAGGGCGCCGTGCAGGCCGCCATCGTCGCCCTCATGCTCAACGAGAGCGCCTACATCTCGGAGATCGTGCGCGGCGGCCTCGAGTCGATCGAGAAGGGGCAGACCGAGGCGGCGCTGTCGCTCGGCATGACCCCCCTCGCCTCCATGCGGTGGATCATCGTGCCCCAGGCGATCCGCGTCATGGTGCCGCCGCTCGGCAACTCGTTCAACGGCCTGATGAAGAGCACCTCGATCCTCTCCATCATCGGCGTGGCCGAGATGTTCCAGGTGGGCAGCTCGATGAGCGCGGCCACCTTCAAGGTGTTCGAGATCTACATCGTCGTCGCGCTGTACTACCTGCTGCTCACCACGGTGTGGACGATCATCCAGACCTTCATCGAGAACTGGCTCAACGCGAAGGCCGGCCTGCCCAAGGCCGAATCCGTCTGGAAGCGCCTGTTCGGCTTCCGCAGCAAGCGGGATCGCGTCGCCCCGAAGAGCCCGATCGCCGACCTGGAAGGAGTCGCGGCATGA